TATTCCGGTGTAATATCATCCGGATTAACTTCAACCGTGAATTCAAACTTACCTTCACGCCCTGCAACAAACTTGCCTTCACCTTCCGCAGCAAATTTATCCGCTCCGCCGGCAGGTAATTTTACTTGTGCAGCAAACTGAAAATTCTCTTTGAGACACCGCACAATCTCCTCCAGCTTAGGGATTTGCAGAACAGACGGTGTGCCGCCTCCAAAATACAATGTGCTGATTTTCGCGCCTGCCTCGGAAAAATTTGAGTTAGCATTTTGCTCGGTACCGGCATCAAAAAAATTCCTGCGCCCGGAGATTTCTCTTTTGAGCGCAGGAATATAACTCTCTCTGATTTGCTTATTTATAACTGAATAGAAACCGCAATATATACAGAATGAATTACAAAAAGGGATGTGTACATATATGCCGGCCATCAGTTCAAATCATCTTAACATCTACTCTGCATCAGATGTATCCGTCACCTCAGCTTACTTCAAATAAATTTGAGCTGTTCCAAGCAAGCCGCGGTTTGTATAGGCATCAATTGTATAAACGCCCTTTGTGAATTTTACTCCCGACGGTTCAAAGTATACGCAAACTTCAATCTCGGCTCCTTCATAATCTACCTCTCTGGATGCTGAATAAATCATCTGCTCTCCGCCTGCCGTAAAGACCTGCTGACCACCGTTTGTCATTAAAATTCCATCGGGACCTTTAACCCTGATATACACGGTCATAGGGCCTGTCTTTGCAATAGAATTTTCTACCAGATTCAGGCAGCTCTTTAGCTTCTGAACTCTGCTGCTGCGATTTGTCTCTCTGCCGTTTCCGTTAAGTCCGACAATGTTAAGACCGCGCCCTTTGACAACTGAGCCCTTCTCTACTTGCTTGCCAAGTTCATCCGTTGTTGTCTTAAGGTCATTGTACTTTGTGTTGCTCTCCTGCGCCTCCTGCTTTGCAGCTGCGGTCTCTTTCTTCAGGCTGACATTCAAGGTATTCAAAGAGTCTATCTGTCTGATATAACCTTTCATAATAGACCTCAAAGTTCCAAGTTCGCGCTCATATTTCATCAGCTTTGCCTGGTCGGTTGACTTTGTATTGTTGACTTTCTGAATAAGTTCTGCAACTTTCTCTCTTTCTACCTGAAGCTGAGTATTAATTGTGTCATTCGTGGAGGAAAGATTTGCATAATCGCTCTGCAGCTGTGTCATCTGCTGCGTAAGAGTGGTCTTATCTATCGTGAGTCCGCTAATATCCTGCTTCATAGTATTTTTCTGTACCAGGACATAAATCAAGACTCCCAAAAGTATTGCAGCAACAGCCGCCAGTACTCCAATGATAACTTTGTATTTATTTTCCATAATGATAAAGTATTAACGCTTTGTCTATTTTATTGAGCATTTATGCTATGTATAAAAGATTCCTGCATATATGATGCCGCATACGCAAATGTAAGAATAATAATTTGTACTTTTGCTTAACTAACATACAGAGAATATGAATCAAAACGGCGTAGGGAAATATTTGCTAAGAGTGGTTAAATATTTCATTTTCATTTTTGTCTTTTTTGTAATCCTTATCTGCATCATTTTCTACACATCACAGCATGCAGCGGGACTGACCCCTATGGATATGTTCAAAGGCAATGAAAGAAATTTAATTTTGTTCTTTACAGTCTTCTCATTTGCATATCCTTTCATTGGTTACGGCAAGAGAGAAATTCCAGTTGGAAAACACTATGAGGAGCACAAGACAGAGATTCAAAACATGCTTGCTGAAGCTCACATGAATTTTGTAAGGGAAGATAAAGATTTTGAGGGAAGTACAATGATTTACCATCACAGAAATATGTTTATCCGCTTTATGCGCCTATTTGAGGATGTGCTTACAATTAAATATTCAAATGGCACCGTACTTGTAACAGGAATACGCGCAGATGTTGTCCGCTTCAGCCACAATATTGAGTGGATTATGCAGAAGGCGGAAGAGGATGCTCAGGAAAAAGCTAACGAGAATCAATAATATGAAAGTTGTAAAACATTACACAGATGCTTTTGCAGCAAACATTGCAAAAGGAATGCTTGAGAATGAGGGAATACCGGCAGCGGTACTAAATCAGAATCAGGTATTTGCAGGTCTGCCTACAGACCTGGGCACTATTGACCTGGCGGTAGAAGATGAGAATTATGAACGTGCGCTTAAGCTAATTGAAGCCACTTCCAAAGAGGAATAAAAATCTTCTCCAAATCTGTAAATTAAAGGTTCCCGCAAGAATTTAAAAACGGGGACCTTTTCTTTTGCTCCTTTCTCAAATGCCTCACGGCAAAGGTGTTCCCGGCTTAAGTTTAAAGCATAAAGTCCATTCGAAAGACGTGATACTCTTATAGGATAAAGCCAGCAGGAAATTGGCTTGCGAAATCCGCAACTGCTCTTTTCAACGGCACAAAAAGTATAACCTTTTTCATCTGTAAAAGAGTATGCGCATTCATGCCCGTTAACAAGCGGCGTGACTAAATCCCCGTCAGCATCAATAACGGAAAATCCTTGGTCTTTAATAGTTTGCAAAGAGACTCCGGGCAGATATTTTTTGTAATTTTCAAACTCTTTCTCCAGCAAAGCAGGCTCGCGCGCATCAAGCGGAGCGCCGCTATCTCCAATTACGCAACAACACCCCTTGCATCTAACATAGTCGCAAGAGAAACACTCGGTAATTATTTCCGAGCTTACAAGGCAATCTTTAATTCTGATTATCACCTCTAATTAACGTCAAAATAATCCTTTATGAAGGTATCCTCCTTCAACAGCTTTTCCGTCTCCACATCATGTGTGGTACCATCCATTATAACAGATATCCTATTGCCTGATAAAAGTCCTGCAATAAACTTTGAGAATTCACTCTTGCTTATGCCGGAAAGTTCATTGGAAAAATTATTATAGAAATCTTTTCCCAAAATATAGCGTCTCTCTAATGTGGTCAGCCAGTAGGAATTACCTCTGTTGTTTGAATTAAATTTATCGGCTACTTCATTTGCAAGTTCCTTAAACTGTGCATCTGAAATCCCGCCGTTTGAAACGCCATCAAGCTTTTTTACTATCGCATATTCCAGCTCCGTAGCAGACGTGCTGTCAGTCTCAAAATATGAGCTTGCTACAAAAATATTTTCCGGATAATCTTTAAGATCTGTCGTGATTTTATAATTAGTAGAAAAATGTCTAAGCTCACCGCGATAGGTGTCTTCCAGCAAAGT
The window above is part of the Bacteroidales bacterium genome. Proteins encoded here:
- a CDS encoding DUF2007 domain-containing protein, with protein sequence MKVVKHYTDAFAANIAKGMLENEGIPAAVLNQNQVFAGLPTDLGTIDLAVEDENYERALKLIEATSKEE
- a CDS encoding DUF3109 family protein, with the protein product MIRIKDCLVSSEIITECFSCDYVRCKGCCCVIGDSGAPLDAREPALLEKEFENYKKYLPGVSLQTIKDQGFSVIDADGDLVTPLVNGHECAYSFTDEKGYTFCAVEKSSCGFRKPISCWLYPIRVSRLSNGLYALNLSREHLCREAFEKGAKEKVPVFKFLREPLIYRFGEDFYSSLEVASISLSARS